One genomic segment of Pongo pygmaeus isolate AG05252 chromosome 19, NHGRI_mPonPyg2-v2.0_pri, whole genome shotgun sequence includes these proteins:
- the LOC129017529 gene encoding putative TBC1 domain family member 29 produces MQLKYSWEGQDKKGCATRAPASLGAHKWANQAQMAASPHPVSPGPTPLPGDDHKAQHPPCSGRPLSWPQRFHSPNGRTVQGLQDRQEHVVPMSQPKTMWHLEGLCTQGSSFSWLLRMLNVGISLGLTLRLWDMHLLEGEQMLMPITSTAFKVQRSLYEETNKEVWGPATPRRAPGTGGARPICESLHSSLQVLTASESSRGPSLLQTPPRVPGQQALSQGDKGISVSDP; encoded by the exons ATGCAGTTGAAATACTCATGGGAAGGGCAGGATAAGAAAGGCTGTG CTACCCGGGCTCCAGCTTCCCTTGGTGCCCACAAATGGGCCAACCAAGCCCAGATGGCAGCATCTCCCCATCCCGTGTCCCCTGGCCCAACGCCACTTCCAGGAGACGACCACAAAGCCCAGCACCCACCCTGTTCTGGCCGCCCCCTGTCGTGGCCTCAAA GGTTCCACAGCCCAAATGGCAGGACAGTCCAGGGGCTCCAAGACCGTCAGGAGCATGTGGTACCCATGTCACAACCCAAGACCATGTGGCACCTG GAAGGTCTATGCACACAGGGTTCCTCATTCAGCTGGCTTCTCAGGATGCTGAATGTTGGG ATCTCTCTTGGGCTCACCCTGCGCCTGTGGGACATGCATTTGCTGGAAGGGGAACAGATGTTGATGCCGATAACAAGCACTGCCTTTAAGGTTCAGAGGA GCCTCTATGAAGAAACTAACAAGGAAGTATGGGGACCTGCCACCCCCAGGAGGGCTCCA GGCACTGGAGGAGCCAGACCCATTTGTGAGAGCCTCCACTCCTCCCTGCAAGTGCTGACAGCCTCAGAGAGCAGCAGAGGCCCCTCACTCCTGCAGACTCCTCCAAGGGTGCCAGGACAACAAGCCTTGAGCCAGGGAGACAAGGGAATCAGTGTCTCTGACCCCTAG